A single genomic interval of Osmia lignaria lignaria isolate PbOS001 chromosome 9, iyOsmLign1, whole genome shotgun sequence harbors:
- the PCID2 gene encoding PCI domain-containing protein 2 isoform X2, with protein MNKDDRLAMYNYQSSAVQSLTKILQMQKEENWMLPVMNVMCLELRLLAVCVENMKTNKNMKPGEILEKCADCLMGCFRVCACDNRSSEDDTKRWGMLALVNQLLKIYFRINKLHLCRPLIRAIESSPYKAHFALAQQITYKFFVGRKAMFDSDYKAADEYLTYAFEHCHKQSTKNKRLILTYLVPVKMLLGYMPKHSLLEKYNLMEFGELMEAVKKGDLCNLEKVMEKHETFFIGAGIYLIVEKLKIIAYRNLFKKVYLVLNIHQIPIQDLLSALQMHELNDMDMDEVECIVANLIYEGKIKGYISHQHKKLVISKQNPFPPLSTIP; from the exons ATGAACAAGGATGATCGATTAGCTATGTATAATTATCAAAGTTCAGCAGTTCAGTCTTTAACAAAGATCTTACAAatgcaaaaagaagaaaattggatGTTACCTGTTATGAATGTGATGTGTTTAGAGTTAAGATTATTAGCAGTGTgtgttgaaaatatgaaaacaaataaaaatatgaaaccaGGAGAAATTCTAGAAAAGTGTGCAGATTGCTTAATGGGTTGTTTTCGAGTATGCGCTTGCGATAATCGTAGTTCAGAAGACGACACAAAACGATGGGGCATGCTAGCTTTAGTTAAtcagttattaaaaatttactttAGAATCAATAAGTTGCATTTGTGCAGACCTTTGATAAGAGCAATAGAATCTTCTCCCTACAAAGCACATTTTGCATTAGCACAACAAATCACTTATAAATTCTTTGTTGGCCGTAAAGCAATGTTTGATAGTGATTACAAAGCTG CTGATGAATACCTCACTTATGCATTTGAACACTGTCACAAACAATCTACAAAAAATAAGCGACTGATTTTAACTTATCTTGTGCCAGTGAAAATGTTATTGGGTTATATGCCAAAACACAGCTTGCTGGAAAAGTACAATTTAATGGAATTTGGGGAATTAATGGAAGCTGTCAAAAAAGGAGATTTATGTAATCTAGAAAAAGTTATGGAGAAACATGAAACCTTTTTCATAGGAGCTGGAATATATTTGATtgtggaaaaattaaaaataatagcaTACAGAAATTTGTTTAAGAAGGTGTATTTAGTATTAAACATACATCAAATTCCTATCCAAGATTTGCTCTCAGCCTTGCAAATGCATGAACTTAATGATATGGATATGGATGAAGTAGAATGCATTGTTGCAAATTTAATATATGAAGGAAAAATTAAAGGGTACATATCCCATCAACATAAGAAATTGGTAATCTCTAAACAAAATCCTTTTCCGCCACTTTCAACGATACCGTAA
- the PCID2 gene encoding PCI domain-containing protein 2 isoform X1, producing MDSYLMQVRRMWLNQDGDPLADMLSLRHGHISIPQIGSETAMTKTMEHISAPLDDLVLYHLKTIAAMNKDDRLAMYNYQSSAVQSLTKILQMQKEENWMLPVMNVMCLELRLLAVCVENMKTNKNMKPGEILEKCADCLMGCFRVCACDNRSSEDDTKRWGMLALVNQLLKIYFRINKLHLCRPLIRAIESSPYKAHFALAQQITYKFFVGRKAMFDSDYKAADEYLTYAFEHCHKQSTKNKRLILTYLVPVKMLLGYMPKHSLLEKYNLMEFGELMEAVKKGDLCNLEKVMEKHETFFIGAGIYLIVEKLKIIAYRNLFKKVYLVLNIHQIPIQDLLSALQMHELNDMDMDEVECIVANLIYEGKIKGYISHQHKKLVISKQNPFPPLSTIP from the exons atGGATTCGTATTTAATGCAG GTCAGGAGAATGTGGTTAAATCAGGATGGTGACCCTTTAGCG gatATGTTGTCTTTACGGCATGGTCATATTTCAATTCCACAAATTGGGTCTGAAACTGCAATGACAAAAACAATGGAACATATATCTGCTCCTCTTGATGATTTGGTACTTTACCATTTAAA AACTATAGCAGCAATGAACAAGGATGATCGATTAGCTATGTATAATTATCAAAGTTCAGCAGTTCAGTCTTTAACAAAGATCTTACAAatgcaaaaagaagaaaattggatGTTACCTGTTATGAATGTGATGTGTTTAGAGTTAAGATTATTAGCAGTGTgtgttgaaaatatgaaaacaaataaaaatatgaaaccaGGAGAAATTCTAGAAAAGTGTGCAGATTGCTTAATGGGTTGTTTTCGAGTATGCGCTTGCGATAATCGTAGTTCAGAAGACGACACAAAACGATGGGGCATGCTAGCTTTAGTTAAtcagttattaaaaatttactttAGAATCAATAAGTTGCATTTGTGCAGACCTTTGATAAGAGCAATAGAATCTTCTCCCTACAAAGCACATTTTGCATTAGCACAACAAATCACTTATAAATTCTTTGTTGGCCGTAAAGCAATGTTTGATAGTGATTACAAAGCTG CTGATGAATACCTCACTTATGCATTTGAACACTGTCACAAACAATCTACAAAAAATAAGCGACTGATTTTAACTTATCTTGTGCCAGTGAAAATGTTATTGGGTTATATGCCAAAACACAGCTTGCTGGAAAAGTACAATTTAATGGAATTTGGGGAATTAATGGAAGCTGTCAAAAAAGGAGATTTATGTAATCTAGAAAAAGTTATGGAGAAACATGAAACCTTTTTCATAGGAGCTGGAATATATTTGATtgtggaaaaattaaaaataatagcaTACAGAAATTTGTTTAAGAAGGTGTATTTAGTATTAAACATACATCAAATTCCTATCCAAGATTTGCTCTCAGCCTTGCAAATGCATGAACTTAATGATATGGATATGGATGAAGTAGAATGCATTGTTGCAAATTTAATATATGAAGGAAAAATTAAAGGGTACATATCCCATCAACATAAGAAATTGGTAATCTCTAAACAAAATCCTTTTCCGCCACTTTCAACGATACCGTAA
- the LOC117606414 gene encoding Ig-like V-type domain-containing protein FAM187A, producing MNLLKTYSELRKKINKILNKPKENELLLDINEFEYPRANETYREIHKQLWQEYYNCLRKAYTNIESGKTMHPEALIAMEGTLVTLQCQICISPIETYANNNIEWYFNNNDSNETSTIIEELDNILISPNEKELIIHNIKSEQAGQYWCKLGDMLSTSYYVSIDTNSEEIKIVYPNTAPNKPHAIPKKTIAEYNLNVYTTWTKWSPCSKCNMVGKKVRYGYCTISSNVVTKETKRQITKDEQNEMPEDITQNEVLNEGVNDKIRTILRLFRNKLPCKSKHVPKELLDISDINDRKTEMMVRYCKIKCSQNTIFEVRDKQGNVIESANNSAGIYSMIQGIPVPSPPVIRTTIYQKYDKKAILICPGSLNTNIPITWNVNNKFLNPTVIQDQSQGRIYINPQMHIIFKSLKFEDTNVYSCWQKDKIIGVIKLNVTGEIELQTNYSVIMVGGILIIIVFMMVFWRAFQGRKRFTVH from the exons atgaatttattaaaaacatataGCGAACTtcggaagaaaataaataaaatattgaataagcCTAAAG AAAATGAACTTCTTCTTGATATCAATGAATTTGAATATCCAAGGGCAAATGAAACATATAGagagatacataaacaattATGGCAAGAATATTATAACTGTTTAAGGAAAGCATATACTAATATTGAATCAGGAAAGACAATGCATCCAGAAGCTCTTATAGCTATGGAAGGAACACTTGTCAC GTTGCAATGTCAAATATGTATTTCTCCAATAGAAACATatgcaaataataatatagagTGGTACTTCAACAATAATGACAGTAATGAAACAAGTACAATaatagaagaattagataaCATTCTGATTTCACCAAATGAAAAGGaattaataatacataatattaaa TCTGAACAAGCTGGGCAATACTGGTGCAAATTAGGAGATATGCTGTCAACATCTTATTATGTGTCTATCGATACTAActctgaagaaataaaaattgtgtatcCTAATACTGCACCAAATAAGCCTCATGCAATACCAAAAAAGACAATAGCggaatataatttaaatgtttATACAACATGGACTAAATGGTCACCATGTTCTAAATGCAATATGGTTGGTAAAAAAGTCCGATACGGATACTGCACTATTTCTTCAAATGTAGTaacaaaagaaacaaagagaCAAA TTACAAAAGATGAACAGAATGAAATGCCAGAAGATATAACTCAAAATGAAGTTCTTAATGAAGGTGTTAATGATAAAATCAGAACGATTTTACGTTTATTTAGAAACAAACTACCCTGTAAAAGTAAGCACGTGCCTAAAGAACTTTTGGATATTTCGGATATTAACGATAGAAAGACAGAAATGATGGTGCGATATTGCAAG ATAAAGTGCTCACAAAATACAATATTTGAAGTGCGTGATAAACAAGGAAATGTAATCGAAAGTGCGAATAATAGTGCTGGTATTTATTCTATGATCCAAGGAATACCTGTTCCATCACCACCAGTTATACGCACAactatttatcaaaaatatgatAAGAAAGCAATACTTATATGCCCAGG AAGCTTAAATACAAATATACCAATTACTTGGAATGTTAATAACAAATTCTTGAATCCAACGGTTATTCAAGATCAATCTCAaggaagaatttatattaatccaCAAATGCATATAATCTTCAAATCATTAAAATTCGAAGATACAAACGTCTATAG TTGTTGGCAGAAAGATAAAATTATTGgcgtaataaaattaaatgtgaCTGGAGAAATAGAGTTACAAACGAATTATAGTGTAATTATGGTTGgtggaattttaataattattgtatttatgATGGTATTCTGGAGAGCATTCCAAGGTCGTAAACGCTTTACAGTACATTAA